A portion of the Magnolia sinica isolate HGM2019 chromosome 17, MsV1, whole genome shotgun sequence genome contains these proteins:
- the LOC131230788 gene encoding uncharacterized protein LOC131230788 — MQRFFSVFYNVSGIYRYVSGTVGRRALHKAPARMTVLFVCVLCIGAFISARWINALSSQSQKLMPTAKTAVLRHSYKHPKELPKNPENLLSCPRGNLTRSCPANRPTPPKIEDDRPSPSCPEYFRWIHEDLRPWKATGISKEMVERANRTANFRLVVINGRAYVERYQRAFQTRDVFTLWGILQLLRRYPGRVPDLDLMFDCVDWPVVKSRYYRGRNALAPPPLFRYCGDEETLDVVFPDWSFWGWPEINIKPWDSLSKDLKEGNERQRWIDREPYAYWKGNPVVAATRLELLKCNVSDTQDWNARVYAQDWISESRQGYKQSDLAGQCIHRYKIYIEGSAWSVSDKYILGCDSLTLIVKPRYYDFFTRGLMPVHHYWPIRDDDKCRSIKFAVDWGNSHKKKAQEIGKEASNFILKELKMDYVYDYMFHLLNEYAKLLTYKPTIPPNATELCLDSMACRATGLEKKFMMESMVMDPKDESPCTLAPPFDPVALKVMNRRKENSIKQVEIWEKRAWERQNI; from the exons ATGCAGCGATTTTTTAGTGTTTTCTATAACGTATCGGGAATATACCGTTACGTTTCGGGGACGGTAGGTCGCCGGGCGTTACATAAGGCTCCTGCGAGAATGACCGTGCTCTTTGTCTGCGTCCTTTGCATCGGCGCCTTTATTTCCGCTCGCTGGATCAATGCT TTAAGCAGTCAGAGCCAGAAACTGATGCCAACGGCCAAAACAGCAGTCCTCCGTCATTCCTACAAACACCCCAAAGAGCTCCCGAAAAACCCCGAAAATCTCCTTAGCTGTCCACGTGGAAACCTGACAAGATCCTGCCCTGCAAACCGTCCAACACCTCCCAAAATCGAAGATGACCGTCCATCACCATCCTGCCCCGAGTACTTCCGTTGGATCCACGAAGATCTACGGCCGTGGAAGGCTACGGGAATCTCAAAGGAGATGGTGGAAAGGGCAAACAGGACTGCGAATTTCCGGCTCGTGGTAATAAACGGCAGAGCCTACGTGGAGAGGTATCAGAGGGCGTTTCAGACACGTGACGTTTTCACGCTGTGGGGGATTCTACAGCTCCTGAGGCGGTACCCGGGTCGGGTACCCGATCTGGATCTGATGTTTGACTGCGTTGATTGGCCGGTTGTGAAGTCACGTTACTATAGGGGCCGGAACGCGCTGGCCCCACCGCCTTTGTTTCGATACTGCGGAGATGAGGAGACGTTGGATGTAGTCTTCCCTGATTGGTCCTTCTGGGGTTG GCCTGAGATAAACATCAAGCCATGGGATTCTCTGTCCAAGGACTTGAAAGAAGGGAATGAACGGCAGAGATGGATAGACAGGGAACCCTATGCTTACTGGAAAGGGAACCCTGTTGTCGCAGCAACCAGGCTAGAACTCCTCAAATGCAATGTCTCTGACACTCAAGACTGGAACGCTCGCGTTTATGCACAG GACTGGATCAGTGAATCTCGGCAAGGATATAAACAGTCCGATTTAGCAGGCCAATGCATTCACAG ATATAAGATTTACATCGAAGGATCGGCATGGTCTGTTAGCGATAAATACATATTGGGTTGTGATTCTCTTACTTTGATTGTGAAACCTCGATACTACGACTTCTTCACACGAGGTTTGATGCCTGTGCATCACTACTGGCCGATACGTGATGATGACAAGTGCAGATCAATTAAATTCGCCGTGGACTGGGGCAACAGCCACAAAAAGAAG GCCCAAGAGATCGGGAAGGAGGCAAGCAACTTCATTCTAAAGGAGCTGAAGATGGATTATGTGTATGATTACATGTTTCACCTCTTAAATGAATACGCTAAGCTATTGACGTACAAGCCCACAATACCTCCAAACGCAACAGAATTGTgcttggattccatggcatgcCGTGCAACAGGATTAGAGAAGAAATTCATGATGGAATCCATGGTGATGGACCCAAAAGATGAAAGCCCATGCACCTTGGCTCCTCCCTTTGATCCTGTAGCCCTCAAAGTAATGAACAGAAGGAAAGAGAATTCCATAAAACAGGTGGAAATTTGGGAGAAAAGAGCTTGGGAAAGACAAAACATTTAG